The DNA window CAGGACGCCGAGGACGGCAAACCGCTGCCGGACGACCTCTGGCACGCATGGGAGATCGCCACCCCGGCCGGACCCCCGTGGCCCGCACCGCACCCGTACGCGGGCTCGGTGAGCTGCTCCCCCGCCGGGACCGCGGGCTGGTTGCGGGAAGCGCCCGCACCGGACAGCCCGGCGGGCCGCTTCCTCGACGGCCTGCAGCGCGACCGCGGCGGCCTGGTCCCGGTCGCGGCACCGATCGACCTGTTCGAACAGGCGTGGATGCTGAACACCTTCGTCTGGCACGGGGTCGGGCACGACTGCCCGGAAATCGTGCTCGACCGCATGGAAGCCGAACTCGGCGAGTACGGCATCGCGGGCGGCAAGGACCTGACCGTGGACGGCGACGACACCGCGGCCGTGCTCAACGCGCTGCTCTGCCACGGTCGCGAGCCGAGCCTCGACGGCCTGATGAAGTACTGGACCGGCGACCACTTCGAGATCTACCCCGGTGAACCGGTCTCCTCGCCCGCGACCAACGGCCACACGATCGGACTGCTCGGCCGGTACGTGGCCGAGCGCCAGGAGGTGCGGGAACGGTTCGAGCCGGTGTTGCGGCGCAACGTGGACTGGCTGCTCGACCAGCAGGACGACAGCGGCAGCTGGACCGACTTCTGGCACTGCTCCCCTTACTACGCAACGGTTTGCGCGGTCGAAGCACTGTCCGTGTACGGCGGCGGGCGCTCGGCGGAAGCGGTCCGCCGTGCCGTCGAGTGGACACTCGAAACGCGCCAGGAGAGCGGCGGCTGGGGCGTCCGCTGGGTGACCGCGGAGGAAACCGCGTACGCCACCCTGATCCTGCGGGCCGGGTCGGGGCCTGGGATCGCCGAGGCGTTCGACGCCGCGGAACCGGTGCTGCGCAACGAAGTCGTCGACGAGACCATCACTCCGCTGTGGCTGGTCAAGGACTTCTTCTCACCGATACGGGTGGTGCGGGCGGCCGTGCTGGCCGCCCGCCACACGATCGCGCGAGCCCGCTGACTTCGCCTCAGCGGGCCCACCGGATCGGCAGGGACTTGAGGCCGTTCTGGAAGTTCGACCGCAGCCGGATCGGGTCGCCCGCAAGCGAAACCTCGCCGAGGAGGTCGAGCACGGCGCCGAACATCGCCCGCAGCTGCACCTTGGCCAAGTGCGCGCCGAGGCAGAAGTGCGGGCCGTGGCCAAAGGTCAGGTGGTCGTTCGGGGTACGGGCGATGTCGAAGGTGTCCGGGTCGGCGAAGACCTCGGGATCGCGGTTCGCCGCGGAGAACCAGACCACCACCTTCTCACCGGCTCTGATGTCCACATCGGACAGCCGGACGTCGGCGGTCGCCGTGCGGCGGAAGTGCATCACCGGCGTCCACCAGCGCAGCATCTCTTCGACCGCCGACGGCAGCAGCGACCGGTCAGCCAGCAGCCGCCGGTACTGCTCGGGGTGCGAGAGCAGCGCCAGCATTCCGCCCGGCAGCCCGTTGCGCAGGGTTTCGTTGCCCGCCACGGAAAACAGCCAGAACAGGTTCTCGAACTCGGCGAGGGAGACACGGCCGCCGTCGTCGCCGACGTGCCGCATCAGGTTGCTCATCACGTCGTGGCCCGGGTGCGAGCGCTTATACTCGCCGAGGGCGTTCGCGTACGCGTAGAGGTCCGGCATCCCGGCGCGCGTCCGCGGGTCCGGCATCGAGCCGTCCGCGCCGGGAGACGGGCGGACAGCGAGCGCGGTCCGCGCCAGGTCGGTCACCGCCGAAGCGGCAGAAGTGTCCACGGTGGCGCTGACCGCGTACTCGGCGTCCTGGTAGCCGATCACGCGGTTGCTCCAGTCGTACATCAGCCGCCGGTCCTGCTCCGGCACCCCGAACACCGCGGCGAGGGTGAGCAGCGGCAGATCGGCGGCGACCTTCGCGAAATCGCACTCGCCTCGTTCGGCGACGGCCGCGATCAGCTCCCACGCTCGCGTCTCGATCTGCTCGGTCAGCTTCGCGACGGCACGCGGCGTGAACGCCTTCGTGAGCAGCCCGCGCAGCCTGCCGTGCTCGGGCGGATCCATGTTGAGCATCATCCGGCGCACGTACGCCAGATCCCCGTCGGTGGCGGGGTCGCGGATCTGCGTCCCGCCGAGCTGCGAGGAGAACACCGCCGGATCGCGCAGCACCCGCCGCACGTCGGCGTGCCGCAGCACGGCCCAGAAGTCGTCGACGCGCGCCACCGGCGACGCGTGCCGCAGCCGCGCCAGCTCGTCGTACGGGACACCCCGCACGTAGGTGTCCGGATCGGTGATCCCCACGGACCGACCCTAGCGGCGCCGGGCCGTCTCGGGCAGGCTCCCCGCATGGACACGCTCACCATGCGCACCCGCGGCGAAGGCGAACCAGCCGTCCTCCTCCTGCACGGCCTCGGCGCGACCGGCGCCGTGTGGGACCGGTTCTCCGGGCTGCTCGACCGGCGCGTCCTGGCGCCCGACCTGCCCGGCCACGGCCAGTCCGCTCCCCTACCGCAGTACAGCTTCGCCACGCTCACCGCGGCCGTAGCGCGGGCGCTGTCCGGCGAGGGCCCAGTGGTCGTCGCCGGGCATTCGCTGGGCGGCGTGCTCGCGCTCGAACTCGCGTCCGGCAAGTACGACGTCGAGGTCGCCGGCGTACTTGCCCTCGGCGTGAAAGTGGAGTGGAGCCAGGACGATCTCGATCGCGCGGCGGCGCTCGCGGCCAAACCCGCACGCGTCTTCGTGACGAGGGAAGACGCCGAACAGGCCTACCTCAAGGTCTCCGGGCTGCTCGGGATCGCACCCGCCGACCCGGACGGGCTCCGCGAAACCGAAGAGGGCTGGCGCCTCGCGATGGACCAGGCCGCGTTCGGCGTCGGCGCACCGGACATGCCGGCGCTGCTCGCCGCGGCACGCTGCCCGGTCGTGCTGGCCGCG is part of the Amycolatopsis sp. CA-230715 genome and encodes:
- a CDS encoding prenyltransferase/squalene oxidase repeat-containing protein produces the protein MTDDFRAAANKMLEDSAADPWAWLTPSVYECARLVSDAPWLGGHAERLRFLCAGQGADGAWGQDGFAFNGTLSATEALLAVLARNEPADDVVSRDRVREIATRGLAVIRDWLAPGGRYAGGAPVTIGVELIVPMLVDRLNGHLDRAGLPRLAPPAGCAIDRLAQLRQDAEDGKPLPDDLWHAWEIATPAGPPWPAPHPYAGSVSCSPAGTAGWLREAPAPDSPAGRFLDGLQRDRGGLVPVAAPIDLFEQAWMLNTFVWHGVGHDCPEIVLDRMEAELGEYGIAGGKDLTVDGDDTAAVLNALLCHGREPSLDGLMKYWTGDHFEIYPGEPVSSPATNGHTIGLLGRYVAERQEVRERFEPVLRRNVDWLLDQQDDSGSWTDFWHCSPYYATVCAVEALSVYGGGRSAEAVRRAVEWTLETRQESGGWGVRWVTAEETAYATLILRAGSGPGIAEAFDAAEPVLRNEVVDETITPLWLVKDFFSPIRVVRAAVLAARHTIARAR
- a CDS encoding cytochrome P450 — its product is MGITDPDTYVRGVPYDELARLRHASPVARVDDFWAVLRHADVRRVLRDPAVFSSQLGGTQIRDPATDGDLAYVRRMMLNMDPPEHGRLRGLLTKAFTPRAVAKLTEQIETRAWELIAAVAERGECDFAKVAADLPLLTLAAVFGVPEQDRRLMYDWSNRVIGYQDAEYAVSATVDTSAASAVTDLARTALAVRPSPGADGSMPDPRTRAGMPDLYAYANALGEYKRSHPGHDVMSNLMRHVGDDGGRVSLAEFENLFWLFSVAGNETLRNGLPGGMLALLSHPEQYRRLLADRSLLPSAVEEMLRWWTPVMHFRRTATADVRLSDVDIRAGEKVVVWFSAANRDPEVFADPDTFDIARTPNDHLTFGHGPHFCLGAHLAKVQLRAMFGAVLDLLGEVSLAGDPIRLRSNFQNGLKSLPIRWAR
- a CDS encoding alpha/beta fold hydrolase gives rise to the protein MDTLTMRTRGEGEPAVLLLHGLGATGAVWDRFSGLLDRRVLAPDLPGHGQSAPLPQYSFATLTAAVARALSGEGPVVVAGHSLGGVLALELASGKYDVEVAGVLALGVKVEWSQDDLDRAAALAAKPARVFVTREDAEQAYLKVSGLLGIAPADPDGLRETEEGWRLAMDQAAFGVGAPDMPALLAAARCPVVLAAGETDHMSRPEQLRALDPDAVTLTGLGHNAHVEDPAIVRTLLARFGV